The following are from one region of the Macaca thibetana thibetana isolate TM-01 chromosome 2, ASM2454274v1, whole genome shotgun sequence genome:
- the SLC25A38 gene encoding mitochondrial glycine transporter isoform X1: MIQNSRQSLLQPQDVGDTVETLMLHPVIKAFLCGSISGTCSTLLFQPLDLLKTRLQTLQPSDHGSRRVGMLAVLLKVVRTESLLGLWKGMSPSIVRCVPGVGIYFGTLYSLKQYFLRGHPPTALESIMLGVGSRSVAGVCMSPITVIKTRYESGKYGYESIYAALRSIYRSEGHRGLFSGLTATLLRDAPFSGIYLMFYNQTKNIVPHDQVDATLIPITNFSCGIFAGILASLVTQPADVIKTHMQLYPLKFQWIGQAVTLIFKDYGLRGFFQGGIPRALRRTLMAAMAWTVYEEMMAKMGLKS; this comes from the exons ATGATTCAGAACTCACGTCAGTCGCTGCTGCAACCGCAAGATGTCGGAGACACGGTGGAAACGCTTATG TTACATCCAGTGATCAAGGCTTTCCTGTGTGGCTCCATCAGTGGGACCTGTTCTACCCTCCTTTTCCAACCTCTGGATCTCCTTAAAACACGCCTGCAAACCCTCCAGCCCTCAGATCATGG GTCTAGACGTGTTGGGATGTTGGCTGTACTCTTGAAGGTGGTTCGCACGGAGAGTCTTTTGGGCCTTTGGAAAGGGATGTCCCCT TCCATTGTGAGATGTGTCCCTGGCGTTGGAATCTACTTTGGCACTCTCTACTCTTTGAAGCAGTATTTCTTGCGAGGCCATCCCCCAACCGCCCTGGAGTCGATCATGCTGGGGGTGGGCTCTCGCTCTGTTGCAGGGGTCTGTATGTCACCTATCACGGTAATCAAGACGCGCTATGAG AGTGGGAAATATGGCTATGAGAGTATCTACGCTGCCCTGAGGAGCATCTATCGCAGCGAGGGGCACCGGGGCCTCTTCAGTGGCCTGACAGCAACTCTCCTTCGAGATGCGCCCTTTTCAGGAATCTACCTGATGTTTTACAACCAGACCAAAAACATAGTGCCCCATG ACCAGGTGGATGCAACCCTTATTCCTATTACAAATTTCAGCTGTGGGATATTTGCTGGTATTCTGGCCTCACTGGTAACTCAACCTGCAGATGTTATCAAAACTCATATGCAGCTTTACCCACTGAAGTTTCAATGGATTGGTCAAGCAGTGACACTTATTTTCAAA GACTATGGACTACGTGGCTTCTTCCAAGGTGGCATCCCCCGAGCCCTCCGCAGAACTCTAATGGCAGCAATGGCGTGGACAGTGTATGAAGAGATGATGGCCAAGATGGGCCTGAAGTCCTGA
- the SLC25A38 gene encoding mitochondrial glycine transporter isoform X2: MIQNSRQSLLQPQDVGDTVETLMLHPVIKAFLCGSISGTCSTLLFQPLDLLKTRLQTLQPSDHGSRRVGMLAVLLKVVRTESLLGLWKGMSPSIVRCVPGVGIYFGTLYSLKQYFLRGHPPTALESIMLGVGSRSVAGVCMSPITVIKTRYESGKYGYESIYAALRSIYRSEGHRGLFSGLTATLLRDAPFSGIYLMFYNQTKNIVPHGRDKARPGGCNPYSYYKFQLWDICWYSGLTGNSTCRCYQNSYAALPTEVSMDWSSSDTYFQRLWTTWLLPRWHPPSPPQNSNGSNGVDSV, encoded by the exons ATGATTCAGAACTCACGTCAGTCGCTGCTGCAACCGCAAGATGTCGGAGACACGGTGGAAACGCTTATG TTACATCCAGTGATCAAGGCTTTCCTGTGTGGCTCCATCAGTGGGACCTGTTCTACCCTCCTTTTCCAACCTCTGGATCTCCTTAAAACACGCCTGCAAACCCTCCAGCCCTCAGATCATGG GTCTAGACGTGTTGGGATGTTGGCTGTACTCTTGAAGGTGGTTCGCACGGAGAGTCTTTTGGGCCTTTGGAAAGGGATGTCCCCT TCCATTGTGAGATGTGTCCCTGGCGTTGGAATCTACTTTGGCACTCTCTACTCTTTGAAGCAGTATTTCTTGCGAGGCCATCCCCCAACCGCCCTGGAGTCGATCATGCTGGGGGTGGGCTCTCGCTCTGTTGCAGGGGTCTGTATGTCACCTATCACGGTAATCAAGACGCGCTATGAG AGTGGGAAATATGGCTATGAGAGTATCTACGCTGCCCTGAGGAGCATCTATCGCAGCGAGGGGCACCGGGGCCTCTTCAGTGGCCTGACAGCAACTCTCCTTCGAGATGCGCCCTTTTCAGGAATCTACCTGATGTTTTACAACCAGACCAAAAACATAGTGCCCCATGGTAGGGATAAAGCAAG ACCAGGTGGATGCAACCCTTATTCCTATTACAAATTTCAGCTGTGGGATATTTGCTGGTATTCTGGCCTCACTGGTAACTCAACCTGCAGATGTTATCAAAACTCATATGCAGCTTTACCCACTGAAGTTTCAATGGATTGGTCAAGCAGTGACACTTATTTTCAAA GACTATGGACTACGTGGCTTCTTCCAAGGTGGCATCCCCCGAGCCCTCCGCAGAACTCTAATGGCAGCAATGGCGTGGACAGTGTATGA
- the SLC25A38 gene encoding mitochondrial glycine transporter isoform X3, which produces MACTREAKYEENMKHHQLHPVIKAFLCGSISGTCSTLLFQPLDLLKTRLQTLQPSDHGSRRVGMLAVLLKVVRTESLLGLWKGMSPSIVRCVPGVGIYFGTLYSLKQYFLRGHPPTALESIMLGVGSRSVAGVCMSPITVIKTRYESGKYGYESIYAALRSIYRSEGHRGLFSGLTATLLRDAPFSGIYLMFYNQTKNIVPHDQVDATLIPITNFSCGIFAGILASLVTQPADVIKTHMQLYPLKFQWIGQAVTLIFKDYGLRGFFQGGIPRALRRTLMAAMAWTVYEEMMAKMGLKS; this is translated from the exons ATGGCATGTACCAGAGAGGCCAA GTATGAAGAAAACATGAAGCACCACCAG TTACATCCAGTGATCAAGGCTTTCCTGTGTGGCTCCATCAGTGGGACCTGTTCTACCCTCCTTTTCCAACCTCTGGATCTCCTTAAAACACGCCTGCAAACCCTCCAGCCCTCAGATCATGG GTCTAGACGTGTTGGGATGTTGGCTGTACTCTTGAAGGTGGTTCGCACGGAGAGTCTTTTGGGCCTTTGGAAAGGGATGTCCCCT TCCATTGTGAGATGTGTCCCTGGCGTTGGAATCTACTTTGGCACTCTCTACTCTTTGAAGCAGTATTTCTTGCGAGGCCATCCCCCAACCGCCCTGGAGTCGATCATGCTGGGGGTGGGCTCTCGCTCTGTTGCAGGGGTCTGTATGTCACCTATCACGGTAATCAAGACGCGCTATGAG AGTGGGAAATATGGCTATGAGAGTATCTACGCTGCCCTGAGGAGCATCTATCGCAGCGAGGGGCACCGGGGCCTCTTCAGTGGCCTGACAGCAACTCTCCTTCGAGATGCGCCCTTTTCAGGAATCTACCTGATGTTTTACAACCAGACCAAAAACATAGTGCCCCATG ACCAGGTGGATGCAACCCTTATTCCTATTACAAATTTCAGCTGTGGGATATTTGCTGGTATTCTGGCCTCACTGGTAACTCAACCTGCAGATGTTATCAAAACTCATATGCAGCTTTACCCACTGAAGTTTCAATGGATTGGTCAAGCAGTGACACTTATTTTCAAA GACTATGGACTACGTGGCTTCTTCCAAGGTGGCATCCCCCGAGCCCTCCGCAGAACTCTAATGGCAGCAATGGCGTGGACAGTGTATGAAGAGATGATGGCCAAGATGGGCCTGAAGTCCTGA